DNA sequence from the archaeon BMS3Bbin15 genome:
TTTTCTCAAGAAAACTCTTTGTTTTTTCATCTAATCGGATTTCCTTTTTATTTATTTTCTTCCTCAACTTACCAATTATCTCCGTATCAATTTTATTATTTAGAAACTCTCTGAAAAGATGTTCTGTATGTTTTTTACCCTTTAATGTCTTATTTATGTCCTTAGATTTTATTTCTACCCCATAAGAGGTTAAATAATCTTTCAAAGAGATTTTAACGTTTAGTTTATGTTCTCTGTGCTCCGAAGGTGGGAAAATCTGTTTGTAAATATTCTTGCCGATTGGTAAGTAATATATAGTTGATGTTCGTTCTGTAAAAAAGTTGTAGACCCCTATTGACATAATTTTCGTGCCACCAGTTAAATTGACAATAAGGTTATCTTCGTCACTTAACTTTTCTTTAGTGAATTCAGTTAATTTAGAGTTAATGTCTTCAATAGAATCCTCGACCACTTTAATTACCACTGTTTTGGATTTTTCTATATGACTTCCTTGGATAATAAAATCTGTTTTTCCTTTACCTTCCATTTTTTCAGTAGAAACAAACAGGTACATTCGTACGTCTCCACTTCCTTTCTCCATCTCTTTTATAAATAGAACATTAGGAATTGTCTGATCGCTTACTAAAGAAACTAAAACATTGCTCATTGGTCCCCTCCTTCATATCTTCTAAACATCTTATGCTTGAATATACGTTCTGATTTTACTGTGTTGTCCTTCATTTGTCTCTCTAACACTTCTCGTTCAGTAGTAGAATAAACAGGAATCAGACCCATTGAAAATGCAAAATTAACCATTGAATAGACCGCACCAAAATCGCCCTGAATAAGCACATAATCTCCACTGTCGGAATTCTCGCTTATCCATTTGCGAAAAGGTTTCAGATAGTCGTTTAATAAAGATTTTGTAGGTGGAATATTCATCCACAGTTGGTGCAAATCTGGAGGCAAAGGAACAAACTCACTGATGTTTAAGTTATTATCTGCATCTTCTCTTTGGTCTCCAGTTAACTTATGGGAGAATAGAAGCAGCATCTTAGGCATTTTTACCTATACCCCCTACATAAGCTATGCCAAATCCCTGCACAGGATAGAAATCAGAAATTGCTTTTTGATCAAATACTTCAAGAGCACTTTCTAAATCACCTTTGATAATTTCAAAATAGTACATGCTTCCAGCAGGCACAGCTTTATACATTGGTTTGGGCTTTCTTGCTTTCATATCAAAACCGCCAATAAGGATTGGCTTACCTATAGATGCGGTTAAAAGTTGTAATTTAAGTCCTTTGTACTCACCCTCAAGTGTGTTTTCATCTATCCACTGAGGTAGCCAGCCATTTTTGAAGATTGCAGGAGTTGATAGATACAACTTAAACCTATCTCCATCTAATTTGGATTTATCGACAGAGAAATTTACAGGTTCAGACTTCTGATAGGAAACAGCTTTACCTTCCCCACCAAGCTTCATCATTCCTCTTTCCGGCAGGTCTAGACCTTCAAAATCAATGACTAAACTGAGACTTTTCCCTTTTTTATTTTCCAACCGCATCATATCCACCCGGTAGAGTTTACCCTCTTCACTTGTACCTGTTTCTTTGCTGATACCGATGCCTATCTTTGGCTCGGGTAATACTCTGTCCGCCATTTTGAGAATAGAAGAGAACGAGTCCTTACTACATTCCAGATATTCTTTCAATGAATCTATCTTTATTAATCCTCCACCCACATTTGCTACATTTTCTACACTCTTTAAAGCGTATTTAGCAGGACAGGAACTTTTTACGTCCTTTAATCCATTCATTGGAAGTACAGAAACCACAGTTTCTTTATTATCTTTTTTTTGCACACAGTTATTGGGCAAAGGTAAGTATGTTTTGTCTTTGTCTGACAGATATACACATACACCTACTATTTTCAAATTCTTTGTGGGGTCATCATTCTTAGTTGCTTTTTTAAGTTCATCTATGTGATTGGAGAAATAGGCACTTCGTATAGCACCATATAGCACAGATGGTGACGGAGGAAACAGACCATTTGACCAGGTATCTTCCCCCATAGTAAAGGGTTTACCATCCCTGAAAAAGAGAGTATCCAGGGAATCAATTTTTATTATCATTTTAACTGCCCCCTCTTTTTATAAAATCTGCTATTTCTAGAGATGATAGGAAGTTATCCAGTGACTTGTTAGTATAAAGTCTATCCAGTTTTTCGGTTAAATCAGCAATCGCTTGCTTTTTCTTCTTTTTGAAGTCTTCCTTTGTCTCACCTTCACCTCTTGTCATCAGGCAGGACCTTCCAACCAGCCGTTTCATCTCAGTTTTGATGATATCTCCTTCTTTATATTTACCTTCTTCATCCATAAGCCATCTGAATTCTATACCTAAATTTTTGATAAACGTGTTGGAAAAATCCGCCTGTTCTGAGCCTTCTTTTGGTTTTAAAGATTTGATTAGATGTTCTAATATTTCTATGCTGGATGAATCGCCATATTGCCATTTGAACATGGTTTTACTAATCCCACCGGATCGTTTAAGCACGGCAATGGCAAAAGCATCTCTCCCGCCATTTTTCTTCGCTTCTTTTTCCATCTTCCTTGCCCAGTTCAGTGCTTCAGATAGTGGAGTTTTATAATGGGCAATGGCAATACCCACTGAGGGAGAAGATTTATTATTACCTTTTATTTCAAATCCAAACCCTTCAAATTTAGGAAATTCCTCTCTTAATCTCTTCATCAAAGGCAACAGCTGGTTTAAA
Encoded proteins:
- a CDS encoding CRISPR-associated protein, giving the protein MIIKIDSLDTLFFRDGKPFTMGEDTWSNGLFPPSPSVLYGAIRSAYFSNHIDELKKATKNDDPTKNLKIVGVCVYLSDKDKTYLPLPNNCVQKKDNKETVVSVLPMNGLKDVKSSCPAKYALKSVENVANVGGGLIKIDSLKEYLECSKDSFSSILKMADRVLPEPKIGIGISKETGTSEEGKLYRVDMMRLENKKGKSLSLVIDFEGLDLPERGMMKLGGEGKAVSYQKSEPVNFSVDKSKLDGDRFKLYLSTPAIFKNGWLPQWIDENTLEGEYKGLKLQLLTASIGKPILIGGFDMKARKPKPMYKAVPAGSMYYFEIIKGDLESALEVFDQKAISDFYPVQGFGIAYVGGIGKNA